caaaataatttaaaagacaaGTTCATCGTCCTCTTTGTTATTAACTCTTTGTGTACGGCCCTCAGATCCTCACGTGGGGACCTAAGACCCTCAGTTGAGACCCCCGATGTTTAGGTGGGGCCCTCAGATCCTCATGTTGGGCCTTTTGATCCTCAGGACCTTAGACCCTTACCTAAGTGTAACCTAATCCTCAGATGGGGCCCTTTGACTGTCAGGTTGGTCCTTCAGGTCTTCATACGGGGCCCTTAAACCTCAGTTTAGGCCCTCAGATTCTCATGTGGGGCAAGAGGCAGAAGTTGGTTGGGAGCTTCCAGGTCCTCTGggtctgtttattattattattattactattattattattattattattattattattattactactattattattattattattattattattattattattactactattattattattactattattattattattaatactattattattattactattattaatactattattattattattaatactattattattactattactattattgtTAATATTggtattattaatattattattactattattactattattaatattattattactattagtattattattattactattaatactattattattattattactattattattattattactattagtattattactattattattactattattattactattattattattactattattattattaatattgttattattaatattgttattattactattattaatattgttattattaatattattactcttaatattattactattattattattactattattactattactattaatactattattattattattattactattattattattactattattattattattactattactattattattattattactactattattattattattaatattactattattattattactattattattattattactattattaatactattattattattattattattattactattattattactattattattactattattattattattattactattactattattattattattattattaatattgttattattattaatattattactattaatattattattactattattattagtattattattaatattattattactattattactattaatactattattattactattattattactattactattattattattattattattattactattattattactattattattattaataataataacaacataaaTATGTTTCCGGCTCACAGAGTCTTTGATTATTGTTGTCTCAGTAAAATGGGAGACCTGTTTGATAATATGACTGAGGTGCACTGACACAGTTTGAACGGCAGATGGCGGTGGAGACTCCGGTCAGTAAAATGACGTCATCCGCGGCTGTCATGTGACAAAACAGGAAGTTAGCAATGCGTGTTCCCGGAGCCTCCTGGACGAGATACGGAAGGAAAACGAGTCCACAGAAGAAATGTAATTTGAAAGGATCGTATCGTGGGCAGGTAAGAGGCGAGAACAACACGAAACAATCAGCTAACAGAcagctaacaggctaactgACAGCTAACTGGCTGCCAACGGGCTCACAGATAGCCTACCTGCTAACAGACAGGTGATAGCTAACATgctgctaacagctaacagacAGCTACTTGCTAACAGGCTGCTAACAGACAGCTAACACGCTAACAGCTAACAGGCTGCTAACAGACAGCTAACATGTTAACAGCTAACAGGCTGCTAACAGACAGCTAACATGTTAACAGCTAACAGGCTGCTAACAGACAGCTAACAGTTGTAGGTGATTTAATGTCTTATATTTACTTAAATCTGAGTTTGTTACAAACTGACCTTCATGTGAATATTTAATTGATGTCgtctttaataataataataataattgttgatgtttttcttcacagtatggaggatgatgttgtttaataaataataattgttgatgtttttcttcacagtatggaggatgatgttgtttaataaataatatttgttgatgtttttcttcacagtatggaggatgatgttgtttaataaataatatttgttgatgtttttcttcacagtatggaggatgatgttgtttaataaataataataataatatttgttgatgtttttcttcacagtatggaggatgatgttgtttaataaataatatttgttgatgtttttcttcacagtatggaggatgatgttgtttaataaataatatttgttgatgtttttcttcacagtatggaggatgatgttgtttaataaataataattgttgatgtttttcttcacagtatggaggatgatgttgtttaataaataatatttgttgatgtttttcttcacagtatggaggatgatgttgtttaataaataataattgttgatgtttttcttcacagtatggaggatgatgttgtttaataaataataataataatatttgttgatgtttttcttcacagtatggaggatgatgttgtttaataaataataataataatatttgttgatgtttttcttcacagtatggaggatgatgttgtttaataaataataattgttgatgtttttcttcacagtatggaggatgatgttgtttaataaataataattgttgatgtttttcttcacagtatggaggatgatgttgtttaataaataatatttgttgatgtttttcttcacagtatggaggatgatgttgtttaataaataatatttgttgatgtttttcttcacagtatggaggatgatgttgtttaataaataatatttgttgatgtttttcttcacagtatggaggatgatgttgtttaataaataatatttgtggatgtttttcttcacagtatggaggatgatgttgtttaataaataatatttgtggatgtttttcttcacagtatggaggatgatgttgtttaataaataataataataatatttgttgatgtttttcttcacagtatggaggatgatgttgtttaataaataataattgttgatgtttttcttcacagtatggaggatgatgttgtttaataaataatatttgttgatgtttttcttcacagtatggaggatgatgttgtttaataaataatatttgttgatgtttttcttcacagtatggaggatgatgttgtttaataaataatatttgttgatgtttttcttcacagtatGGAGGATGATGAACTTCCGTCAGCGGATGGGATGGGTGGGCGTGGCCGCCTACCTGCTGCTCAGCGTCATGGCGGTGTACTATATCTTTGAGGTTCATACTTTCAGTTTGGAGCACGTGCAGAGAGGTCGGTCTGGCCCATCGGCTCCGCCCCTCGCCATCAGCTGGCCTCAGAGCATCAGCGCTCGCCTGcctccacttcctgtctggatGTGGGCGTCGGTCTTTCTGCTGCCGTACCTGcagctcttcctcttcctgttctcCTGCACGAGGGCCGACCCTCGCGCTGTCGGTTACTGCGTACTTCCGGTCTGCCTCGCACTGCTCTGCTGTCGCCACGCCGCCAGgaaaccagccaatcagagagggcCGCCGCTCATCGATACGTAGAAAGAAAGACTGGTCAGAGAAGCTCGCCGCTCATTGCCATGTACAAATGAAGACGTCATCGACACGTATAGACgacgaccaatcagagactcACTGTGTATTAACATGTAAAGGGGCGGGGCTACGCCTGGAGGAGCCTGAAACAAACTGacctgtttgtgttgatgtttgtgatgtcacttcctgtgtgcctttgaaacaaacacacgtgTTGTGTAAACCGTCGTCTGTGTCTGTCAGGGGAGTCTACAGTCCGCCCTGAGTGTCGACTGTCAGGATCAAGGTACTTTCTACAGACTGTCAATCATTCTCACCACAGAGAAtcctgtgctgtgattggctggaagccccccctgctgtgtgtgtgtgtgtgtgtgtgtgtgcgtgcgtgcgtgagtgtttgtttgtttgtttgtgtgtgtgtttaacacacaGCATCAAAACTGTTGAATCTGAAGCACTGAACAAACTGTTTATAAGATGAGTCAATGACAAACActggttaccatggtaaccttttaaaagatcaataaataaacttatataaacatgttaatgtccTTTAAACGTGATCCAACTGACATGAAACTGttacaggaggagaggaggaaacaaggagagaggaaaggaggaggaagacaagggtgcaaagaggagagaagagttaggggaggaaaaaaggagagaggaaaggaggaggaagacaagggtgcaaggaggagagaagagttaggggaggaaaaaaggagagaggaaaggaggaggaacacAAGGGTgcaaggaggagagaagagttaggggaggagaaaaggagagaggaaaggaggaggaagacaagggtgcagggaggagagaagagttaggggaggagaaaaggagagaggaaaggaggaggaagacaagggtgcaaggaggagagaagagttaggggaggagaaaaggagagaggaaaggaggaggaagacaagggtgcaaggaggagagaagagttaggggaggagaaaaggagagaggaaaggcgGAGGAAAAGGGGTGATAAGAGTGTTAGGGTTCTtgtttccctcgggatcaataatgTGTCTAAGAGGAGAGTGAAAGGGTGAGGTGAAGGAGGTGacacaggagggaggagagatgagTGGGAGGAGTTAGGATAGAGGAGACTccttttattcagtgttttttatttttctttaaataacgtaaaaaaaaaaaacaacatccttatatacacacacacacacacacacacacacacacacacacacacacacacacacacacacacacacacacacacacacacacacacacacacacacacacacacacacacacacacacacacacacacacacacacacacacacacacacacacacacacacacacacacacacacacacaataatgtaGATATGGCACCAGGATAACATGACTATATAAAGACACATTATGAGACAGAGTCTTCAGGTGAGACACACTGAGCTCCTGAAAGGTGTGACGTCGTCTGTAAAacctggttgtcatggtgataaAAGGTGTGATAACttggagatggaggaggaccTGTTTGGTGTCAGCAGTGTGCGTTCTCCATAATTCTTCTCCTGGTTAGTTTTGAACATtacgtctccatggtaaccaaacaacaacacaacttacGGTACAAACTAAGTTGTCACACCAGAACTTAAGACACAACTGa
The Labrus mixtus chromosome 12, fLabMix1.1, whole genome shotgun sequence genome window above contains:
- the tmem251 gene encoding lysosomal enzyme trafficking factor, giving the protein MMNFRQRMGWVGVAAYLLLSVMAVYYIFEVHTFSLEHVQRGRSGPSAPPLAISWPQSISARLPPLPVWMWASVFLLPYLQLFLFLFSCTRADPRAVGYCVLPVCLALLCCRHAARKPANQRGPPLIDT